In Notolabrus celidotus isolate fNotCel1 chromosome 8, fNotCel1.pri, whole genome shotgun sequence, a genomic segment contains:
- the gpx3 gene encoding glutathione peroxidase 3 isoform X2 — MMWSCLLLLLLGLLRPSTSTAGTQFTQCDSSTDGTIYKYHAKTLNGSHTVNFRDYIGKSVLFINVATYUGYTYQYVELNALHENMRHLGLTILGFPCNQFGGQEPGQKHEILPGLKYVRPGNGFVPNFLLFEKGDVNGKDEQEVFTFLKSSCPPVGDTFASKDRLLWEPIKISDIKWNFEKILVGPDGKPVMRWHPSVNVSEIQADIRKYLLKLYTQDVFN; from the exons ATGATGTGGTCGTgcttactgctgctgctgctcggtcTGCTCAGACCCTCCACCTCCACCGCCGGAACCCAGTTCACACAG TGTGACTCGTCCACTGATGGCACCATATATAAATACCATGCGAAGACTCTAAACGGTAGTCACACTGTGAACTTCAGAGACTACATCGGCAAGAGTGTCCTCTTCATCAACGTGGCCACATACTGAGGATACACCTATCAGTATGTGG aACTGAATGCACTACACGAAAATATGAGACATCTTGGACTCACGATTCTCGGCTTTCCCTGCAATCAGTTTGGGGGGCAGGAACCGggacaaaaacatgaaattCTGCCGGGTTTAAA ATATGTGAGACCAGGCAATGGATTTGTTCCAAACTTCCTGCTGTTTGAGAAAGGTGACGTGAATGGAAAAGACGAGCAAGAGGTTTTCACCTTCCTCAAG AGCTCCTGCCCTCCGGTTGGAGACACCTTCGCCTCAAAAGATAGACTGTTGTGGGAGCCTATAAAAATCAGCGACATCAAGTGGAACTTTGAAAAGATTCTGGTTGGGCCAGACGGGAAGCCGGTGATGAGGTGGCACCCAAGTGTCAACGTCTCTGAGATCCAAGCTGATATCCGCAAATACCTTCTCAAACTGTACACGCAAGATGTTTTTAATTAG
- the dctn4 gene encoding LOW QUALITY PROTEIN: dynactin subunit 4 (The sequence of the model RefSeq protein was modified relative to this genomic sequence to represent the inferred CDS: inserted 1 base in 1 codon; deleted 1 base in 1 codon), producing MLQFDCAPHEVDIEQIPCLHRLDNKHHYQCITSASSLGCSGERWRPFCSRIESSIWFVERKGSEPRYLNFISVATVVSFDLWNVSHEVDSHYCPSCLENMPSAEAKLKKNRCANCFDCPCCMHTLSTRATNIPAPLPDDPTKTAMKKAYYLACGFCRWTSRDVGMADKSVASGGWQEPENPHTQRINKLIEYYQQLAHREKQERDRKKLARRRQCMPLAFSEKYGLGTRLQRQRSGAPISSLAGLSLKEGEDQKEISIEPALALDEVEPLPEDCYTRPISLPEVTTLRQRLLQPDFQPAXASQLHPRHKHLLMKRSLRCRKCEHNLSKPEFNPTSIKFKIQLVAVSYIPEVRIMSIPNLRFVKESQVLLTLTNPVENITHVTLAACEEEDPDDINSTAKVMVPSKELVLAGKDAAAEYDELAEPQDFQDDPDVVAFRKSNKIGFFIKVIPQKEEDGDVTVSFKIRHDFRNLAAPIRPSGEEGGDTPAEAIWLTHHVELRLGPLAP from the exons ATGTTGCAGTTTGACTGTGCACCACATGAGGTCGACATTGAACAAATTCCTTGTCTACACAGGCTAGACAACAAGCATCATTACCAGTGCATTACGAGTGCGTCCAGTCTCGGCTGCTCTGGTGAGAGATGGCGTCCCTTCTGCAGCCGGATAGAGTCATCTATCTGGTTCGTGGAGAGAAAAGGATCAGAGCCCCGCTATCTCAACTTTATTTCTGTCGCTACTGTAGTGAGCTTCGATCTCTGGAATGTGTCTCACGAG GTGGATTCACACTATTGCCCCAGCTGTCTGGAGAACATGCCCTCTGCTGAGGCTAAGCTTAAAAAGAACAG ATGTGCAAATTGTTTTGACTGCCCAtgctgcatgcacacactgtcTACTCGAGCCACCAACATCCCAGCTCCTTTGCCTGATGATCCCACTAAGACAGCCATGAAGAAGGCCTATTATTTGGCCTGTGGCTTCTGCCGCTGGACCTCGAGAGATGTAGGGATGGCTGACAAATCCGTTG CAAGCGGTGGATGGCAGGAGCCAGAAAACCCTCATACTCAGCGG ATCAACAAGCTGATTGAGTATTACCAGCAGCTGGCTCACAGAGAGAAGCAGGAGAGGGACAGGAAGAAACTGGCCAGA AGAAGACAATGCATGCCTCTGGCTTTCTCG GAAAAATATGGACTTGGAACCAGACTACAGAGGCAGAGATCTGGAGCGCCCATATCAAGTCTGGCTGGCCTTTC CCTCAAGGAGGGTGAGGACCAGAAGGAGATCAGCATTGAGCCTGCCCTCGCCCTCGATGAAGTGGAGCCACTGCCTGAGGATTGTTACACCAGGCCCATCAGTTTACCCGAGG TGACCACGCTGCGCCAGCGGCTGCTGCAGCCTGACTTCCAGCCCG GGGCGTCTCAGCTCCACCCCAGACACAAACACCTCCTGATGAAGCGCTCACTGCGCTGCAGG AAATGTGAGCACAACTTGAGCAAGCCAGAGTTTAATCCCACTTCAATCAAGTTTAAAATTCAGCTGGTGGCTGT GAGTTACATCCCTGAAGTCAGAATCATGTCCATTCCAAACCTCCGCTTCGTGAAG GAGAGCCAGGTGCTGCTGACCCTGACCAACCCTGTGGAGAACATCACCCACGTCACACTGGCTGCTTGTGAGGAGGAAGATCCTGATGACATCAACAGCACTGCTAAG gttatgGTACCCAGCAAGGAGCTGGTACTGGCAGGAAAAGATGCTGCTGCTGAGTATGATGAACTGGCTGAACCTCAGGACTTCCAGGATGACCCAGA TGTTGTTGCCTTCAGGAAATCCAACAAGATCGGTTTCTTCATCAAAGTGATCCctcagaaagaggaggatgggGATGTCACTGTCTCATTCAAGATACGACATGACTTCCGCAACCTCGCAGCTCCCATCAGGCCGAGCGGCGAGGAAGGAGGCGACACCCCCGCCGAGGCCATCTGGCTCACGCACCATGTAGAGCTGAGGCTGGGACCACTCGCTCCCTGA
- the gpx3 gene encoding glutathione peroxidase 3 isoform X1 yields the protein MMWSCLLLLLLGLLRPSTSTAGTQFTQQCDSSTDGTIYKYHAKTLNGSHTVNFRDYIGKSVLFINVATYUGYTYQYVELNALHENMRHLGLTILGFPCNQFGGQEPGQKHEILPGLKYVRPGNGFVPNFLLFEKGDVNGKDEQEVFTFLKSSCPPVGDTFASKDRLLWEPIKISDIKWNFEKILVGPDGKPVMRWHPSVNVSEIQADIRKYLLKLYTQDVFN from the exons ATGATGTGGTCGTgcttactgctgctgctgctcggtcTGCTCAGACCCTCCACCTCCACCGCCGGAACCCAGTTCACACAG CAGTGTGACTCGTCCACTGATGGCACCATATATAAATACCATGCGAAGACTCTAAACGGTAGTCACACTGTGAACTTCAGAGACTACATCGGCAAGAGTGTCCTCTTCATCAACGTGGCCACATACTGAGGATACACCTATCAGTATGTGG aACTGAATGCACTACACGAAAATATGAGACATCTTGGACTCACGATTCTCGGCTTTCCCTGCAATCAGTTTGGGGGGCAGGAACCGggacaaaaacatgaaattCTGCCGGGTTTAAA ATATGTGAGACCAGGCAATGGATTTGTTCCAAACTTCCTGCTGTTTGAGAAAGGTGACGTGAATGGAAAAGACGAGCAAGAGGTTTTCACCTTCCTCAAG AGCTCCTGCCCTCCGGTTGGAGACACCTTCGCCTCAAAAGATAGACTGTTGTGGGAGCCTATAAAAATCAGCGACATCAAGTGGAACTTTGAAAAGATTCTGGTTGGGCCAGACGGGAAGCCGGTGATGAGGTGGCACCCAAGTGTCAACGTCTCTGAGATCCAAGCTGATATCCGCAAATACCTTCTCAAACTGTACACGCAAGATGTTTTTAATTAG